A window from Gottschalkiaceae bacterium SANA encodes these proteins:
- a CDS encoding ADP-ribosylglycohydrolase family protein → MLIGCALGDAMGMPTEMWTREKINKRYPTGVSKFEATSPDDFFGREMVAGSVTDDTINTVMILNSIVECKGSLDAQNYISSLIKWRESSETAALVTGPSTMRALDKLEKGIPIEETGKWGTTNGAAMKIAPIGIVSDYRNLQQLIENVYQICMPTHNTNIAITGASIVAACVSYGISGGQSVEDLWSLADQVIEAAKDIGCETPSASLRFRLQAVKQMIEAETSREGVNKHRVLERVYDELGASFETIETIPAVFAIIQLAKCDPREAAYLSASLGGDTDTIGAIAGAICGAMNPDFDNSIVSELESVNALNFDKLAESILPYSPYLR, encoded by the coding sequence GTGTTGATTGGCTGTGCCCTAGGCGATGCCATGGGCATGCCGACGGAAATGTGGACCCGAGAGAAAATAAATAAGCGATATCCTACGGGTGTTAGCAAATTTGAAGCCACTTCACCCGATGATTTTTTTGGTCGAGAGATGGTTGCCGGTAGTGTGACGGATGACACCATCAATACGGTGATGATCCTCAATTCAATCGTTGAATGCAAAGGCTCATTAGATGCACAAAACTATATTTCATCCTTGATCAAGTGGCGGGAGAGTTCAGAAACGGCTGCGCTTGTTACGGGTCCTTCGACTATGCGAGCCCTCGACAAATTAGAAAAGGGAATTCCAATCGAAGAAACCGGAAAGTGGGGGACGACCAATGGTGCCGCCATGAAAATCGCTCCCATAGGCATCGTGTCGGATTATAGAAATCTTCAACAGTTGATTGAAAATGTTTATCAAATCTGCATGCCTACCCATAACACCAATATCGCCATAACCGGTGCATCCATTGTTGCAGCATGTGTGAGTTATGGGATCAGTGGTGGACAGTCTGTTGAGGATCTTTGGTCGTTGGCGGATCAAGTGATAGAAGCGGCCAAGGACATTGGTTGTGAAACGCCATCGGCATCACTACGTTTTAGATTGCAGGCAGTAAAACAAATGATCGAAGCAGAGACGAGCAGGGAAGGCGTCAACAAGCATCGGGTATTGGAACGAGTATACGATGAACTTGGCGCCTCATTTGAAACCATTGAGACGATACCAGCTGTATTTGCCATTATCCAACTTGCCAAGTGTGATCCACGAGAAGCTGCGTATTTGAGCGCAAGTCTTGGTGGTGACACGGATACGATTGGTGCAATTGCTGGCGCGATCTGTGGTGCAATGAACCCAGACTTTGATAATTCGATTGTTTCAGAGTTGGAATCGGTGAATGCATTGAATTTTGATAAACTGGCAGAATCCATCTTGCCATACTCGCCATATCTACGATAA
- a CDS encoding ATP-dependent endonuclease, with amino-acid sequence MKIKYVDIQNFRKLKKCEVEISEKQTIFVGANNSGKTSAIIAMQYFIERKKLSGTDISLCNWDAINEIGKRWLVDESIDLKKDEKDLIKLMPTLDVWISLIPSEYFHFQGTLTSIGSFGRLAGFRSIYMPKKLEDLFKDFIEKKNRVSEIETHIEAKSKKRPELWPRNLKEFIEERIESYFEYKTYALDSSRLALEPEGERCFDLPSKSLPLKKDILSNIVKISMIPASRGFNDTNEEKVGYNGKLSSQLQSYYSHFLDPTDGPSNDDADALMAIINAKETFDNELKRSFEEPFNELENVGYPGVSSPRLVLSSKVEPVTSLNHRSAVQYEIDRFKGEDGNEPYRLPEQYNGLGYQNLISMVFHLIRFRDEWLKKVKVEKDEDEQALKIQPIHLVLIEEPEAHLHSQVQQVFIRKAMEILGNDDWLRKNCNYKSQMVLSTHSGDIAHEVDFSDLRYFERLEVNNSTTIPMVKVKNLSKVFGNGDNTTRFVKRYLKSTHCDLFFADGIIAVEGAAERMLVPQFIEHHYRELSTSYISLLEIGGSHAHRLKPLIELLNVPTLIITDLDAAIKNDNGRWEKKMPQKGGKQQTNNGTIKKWVICENDIDKLLSLSFDKKVSGNTRIAYQGEVDITHRKKNIKFVANTFEDALFYHNIEFFGNQDGGSMMKGLKEAAKMSSKDDVMQGAFDAIKKGNKGEFALDLLMAEKFSDLVIPKYIAEGLKWIEEELNKRKKNLSLSESLTKEAE; translated from the coding sequence ATGAAGATAAAATATGTAGATATTCAGAATTTCAGAAAACTAAAAAAATGTGAAGTCGAAATTTCTGAAAAGCAAACTATATTTGTAGGGGCGAATAACAGTGGTAAGACTTCGGCAATTATTGCGATGCAGTATTTCATAGAGCGTAAAAAGCTTTCAGGTACTGACATTTCATTGTGTAACTGGGATGCAATTAACGAAATAGGTAAAAGATGGTTAGTTGATGAAAGTATTGACTTGAAAAAGGATGAAAAAGATTTAATTAAATTAATGCCTACATTAGATGTATGGATTTCATTGATACCAAGTGAATACTTCCATTTTCAAGGTACACTTACAAGTATTGGCTCTTTTGGTAGGTTGGCAGGCTTCAGGTCAATTTATATGCCGAAAAAGCTGGAAGATCTTTTTAAAGATTTTATCGAGAAAAAGAATAGAGTAAGTGAAATAGAAACACATATTGAGGCCAAGAGTAAGAAGAGGCCTGAGTTATGGCCAAGAAATCTTAAAGAATTCATCGAGGAAAGGATAGAGAGTTATTTTGAGTATAAGACATATGCATTAGATAGTAGTAGGCTTGCTTTGGAACCAGAGGGAGAGCGTTGTTTTGACTTACCATCTAAGTCATTACCGTTAAAAAAAGATATACTCAGTAATATTGTGAAAATCAGTATGATACCGGCATCGAGAGGGTTTAACGATACTAACGAGGAAAAAGTAGGCTACAATGGAAAACTCTCATCTCAACTTCAAAGCTATTATAGTCATTTTCTAGATCCTACAGATGGACCGAGTAATGATGATGCAGATGCCTTGATGGCAATTATAAATGCAAAAGAAACCTTTGATAACGAACTGAAGAGAAGTTTTGAAGAACCTTTCAATGAGCTTGAAAATGTTGGTTATCCTGGTGTTTCAAGTCCGCGTTTGGTTCTATCTAGTAAAGTAGAGCCGGTAACTAGCTTGAATCATAGATCAGCGGTACAATATGAGATTGATCGATTTAAAGGGGAGGATGGTAATGAACCATACCGTTTGCCGGAGCAATACAATGGACTGGGTTACCAGAATCTTATTTCAATGGTGTTTCACCTAATTCGTTTTAGAGATGAGTGGTTAAAAAAAGTTAAGGTCGAGAAAGATGAGGATGAGCAAGCGTTAAAGATTCAACCAATTCACCTGGTTTTAATTGAGGAACCAGAGGCACATCTGCATAGCCAGGTTCAGCAGGTGTTTATCCGTAAGGCGATGGAAATACTAGGGAATGACGATTGGCTTCGTAAGAATTGTAATTATAAGTCTCAGATGGTTCTTAGTACTCATTCTGGAGATATTGCTCATGAAGTCGATTTCTCAGATTTAAGGTATTTTGAGCGTCTTGAAGTTAATAATTCTACGACGATACCGATGGTTAAAGTTAAGAATTTGTCTAAGGTCTTTGGGAATGGGGATAATACTACAAGATTTGTTAAGCGCTATTTGAAATCTACTCATTGTGACCTTTTCTTTGCTGATGGAATTATTGCTGTTGAAGGGGCTGCAGAAAGAATGCTGGTGCCACAATTCATAGAGCATCACTATCGTGAACTGTCTACAAGCTATATTTCTTTGTTAGAAATAGGTGGCAGTCATGCACACAGGCTTAAGCCTCTGATTGAGCTATTGAATGTACCTACATTGATTATTACTGATCTTGATGCTGCAATAAAAAATGATAACGGAAGATGGGAAAAAAAAATGCCCCAAAAGGGGGGAAAGCAGCAAACAAATAATGGAACGATTAAAAAATGGGTTATTTGTGAAAATGACATTGATAAGCTACTTAGTTTGTCCTTTGATAAGAAAGTAAGTGGTAATACTAGAATTGCCTATCAAGGAGAAGTTGACATTACACATCGTAAGAAGAATATTAAATTTGTAGCCAATACATTCGAGGATGCACTTTTTTATCATAATATCGAATTCTTTGGAAATCAAGATGGAGGAAGCATGATGAAGGGGTTGAAGGAAGCTGCAAAGATGTCTTCCAAGGATGATGTGATGCAAGGTGCTTTTGATGCAATTAAAAAGGGGAATAAAGGTGAGTTTGCATTGGACTTACTTATGGCAGAAAAATTTAGTGATTTGGTAATCCCGAAGTATATTGCAGAAGGCCTGAAGTGGATTGAGGAAGAGTTAAACAAGAGAAAGAAGAATCTAAGCCTTAGTGAATCGCTCACGAAGGAGGCTGAATAA
- a CDS encoding AAA family ATPase — protein sequence MFNEKKLPDNHVDDWVDEEILSCINLENPKSFVLYAGAGSGKTRSLVKLLTNIPESVRNGMNSYGRQVAVITYTNAASDEIRSRIKFDSLYHISTIHSFAWTIIEGYTEDIRRWLKTQLKNDIEVLENKIERARKASAKEGYIRKRNKKEERLKLINGVLQFIYSPTGNNTSIDSLTHAEVIKICAFFINEEPVFREILIGRFPIILVDESQDTAKPLMEALLELQKKQSHQMTLGLFGDMMQRIYMDGMPNLEGEIPDSWERLDKQMNHRSQKRIVELVNSIRNNGDKKFQRNREDKPNGLVHAFLVEGIRRSIHQVETKVVDAMVDLTGDLDWGNNELSSRRLILEHRMAANRLGFIEVFNAINSVGSYKDSIKEGNLKELLFFTEQVFPLMEMIEVGDEYSTCQILDEYSERYSSITIGDPSEIKKRLDCFLETVMLMREACMDVEENISTYTLVKYLYDNKILSIPEDLESALLDFYEKEKSSNKSVAWCGVYNRNIEELRMLADYYSDATGYATHQGVKGLEYKHVMGIISDDEAVGNSFSYEKLFGVKELTITDKKNIREGRDSSLGRTNRLFYVLASRAEESLALVMYTGDTLALKKFLIDNAYFNDNEITVL from the coding sequence ATGTTTAATGAGAAAAAACTTCCTGATAATCATGTTGATGATTGGGTCGATGAGGAAATACTTTCGTGTATTAATCTGGAAAATCCAAAGAGTTTTGTATTATATGCAGGTGCAGGCTCAGGTAAAACCAGATCTCTTGTAAAACTTCTTACTAACATTCCAGAAAGCGTAAGAAACGGCATGAATTCCTATGGACGGCAGGTAGCAGTTATTACTTATACAAATGCAGCGAGCGATGAAATTAGAAGTCGTATAAAATTTGATTCGCTTTATCATATTTCAACAATTCATAGCTTTGCCTGGACGATTATTGAGGGGTATACAGAGGATATTCGAAGGTGGCTGAAGACTCAACTTAAAAATGATATTGAAGTGCTGGAAAATAAGATTGAAAGAGCACGAAAAGCGTCAGCAAAAGAGGGATATATACGTAAGCGTAATAAAAAAGAAGAACGCTTAAAATTGATCAATGGCGTTCTTCAATTTATATATAGTCCAACAGGGAATAATACATCGATTGATTCCCTTACGCATGCAGAGGTGATTAAAATCTGTGCATTCTTTATTAATGAAGAGCCAGTGTTTAGAGAAATTCTTATTGGGCGTTTTCCGATTATACTTGTGGATGAAAGTCAAGATACTGCAAAACCGTTAATGGAAGCGTTACTAGAATTGCAGAAAAAGCAGTCGCATCAAATGACTTTAGGACTATTTGGTGATATGATGCAGCGAATATACATGGATGGGATGCCTAATCTTGAAGGGGAGATACCGGATTCCTGGGAGAGACTAGATAAGCAGATGAATCATAGGTCACAGAAGCGCATTGTGGAGCTTGTTAATAGTATACGAAATAATGGTGACAAGAAATTTCAGAGAAATAGAGAAGACAAACCAAATGGTCTAGTGCATGCCTTTCTTGTTGAGGGTATCAGAAGATCTATTCATCAGGTAGAAACAAAGGTTGTTGATGCAATGGTTGACTTAACTGGTGATTTGGATTGGGGCAATAATGAGTTGAGTTCACGGAGGTTGATTCTAGAGCATAGAATGGCGGCTAATAGATTAGGGTTTATTGAAGTCTTTAATGCAATCAATTCTGTGGGTTCTTACAAAGATAGTATTAAAGAGGGAAACCTAAAGGAACTGTTGTTTTTTACAGAACAGGTGTTTCCACTTATGGAAATGATAGAAGTAGGAGATGAATATAGTACCTGTCAAATTCTTGATGAATATTCCGAAAGGTATTCGAGTATTACTATTGGTGATCCAAGTGAGATAAAAAAAAGGCTTGATTGTTTTTTAGAAACGGTTATGTTGATGAGAGAAGCATGTATGGACGTTGAAGAGAATATATCAACATATACCCTTGTCAAATACTTGTATGATAATAAAATATTGAGCATTCCAGAGGATCTTGAGTCGGCATTGCTAGATTTTTATGAAAAAGAGAAAAGCAGCAACAAGTCTGTTGCTTGGTGTGGCGTTTACAATAGAAATATTGAAGAACTACGTATGCTTGCAGATTATTATTCTGATGCTACTGGTTACGCAACACATCAAGGAGTCAAGGGCCTTGAATACAAGCATGTTATGGGAATTATTAGCGATGATGAAGCGGTCGGGAACTCCTTTAGCTATGAAAAACTATTTGGTGTAAAGGAACTGACGATAACAGATAAAAAGAACATTAGAGAAGGTAGAGACAGCAGCTTGGGTAGGACGAACAGACTTTTTTATGTTTTGGCTTCTAGAGCGGAAGAAAGTCTTGCGCTTGTTATGTACACTGGTGATACTTTAGCTTTGAAGAAGTTTCTCATTGATAATGCATATTTTAATGATAATGAAATCACTGTATTATAA
- a CDS encoding hypothetical protein (frameshifted, insertion/deletion at around 1061682,1061511;~possible pseudo due to internal stop codon) has protein sequence MKILKIIEDDGLRTNLGVLFSDQRKHTIKDAVFEGTSNNLLNDRYEFTGSVLRQMREAYAFLNREIAHSQL, from the coding sequence ATGAAAATACTTAAGATTATCGAGGATGATGGATTGCGTACCAATCTAGGAGTGTTGTTTTCGGATCAACGTAAGCATACAATTAAAGATGCTGTTTTTGAGGGAACCAGCAATAATTTACTCAATGATCGTTATGAATTCACTGGCTCGGTGTTAAGACAAATGAGGGAAGCGTATGCCTTCTTGAATAGGGAGATCGCACACAGTCAATTATAA
- a CDS encoding Fic family protein — protein MSYKPPFSITEKTVTLVADIMELITRITMNERNEINPRLRRENRIKTIQASLAIENNSLSIDQVTAIVNGRRVLGPGQDIREVQNAYEAYEKLLELNPFQVDSLLTAHQVLMNELTKEAGRFRSGGVGVFAGEQLVHMAPPAHLVSEQICELLKWMKTTEVHPLVKSCVFHYEFEFIHPFADGNGRMGRMWQTLILYKWKKIFGWLPVESLIKDRQDQYYKVLGRCDQEADSAKFIEFLLQVIYDALLDLQQTEQVTVQVTEQVSKLLGVMGREPLSTIELMNLVELKHRPTFRDNYLLPAIELGYVEMTIPDKPRSSKQKYRKIKG, from the coding sequence ATGTCATATAAACCACCTTTTTCAATAACGGAAAAAACAGTGACTTTAGTAGCAGATATCATGGAGCTGATAACAAGAATAACTATGAATGAAAGAAATGAAATCAATCCTAGATTGCGAAGAGAGAATAGAATAAAAACAATTCAAGCATCATTGGCAATTGAAAATAATTCATTATCTATTGATCAAGTAACAGCCATAGTAAATGGTCGACGCGTGTTAGGTCCAGGTCAAGATATTCGTGAGGTTCAGAATGCTTATGAAGCTTACGAGAAACTTCTGGAACTTAATCCGTTTCAGGTAGATTCATTATTAACTGCTCATCAAGTATTGATGAATGAACTCACTAAGGAGGCTGGGAGATTTCGTAGTGGTGGTGTGGGTGTTTTTGCTGGTGAGCAACTTGTTCATATGGCACCACCGGCACATTTGGTATCGGAGCAAATCTGTGAATTATTAAAATGGATGAAGACGACAGAAGTTCATCCACTAGTTAAAAGTTGTGTATTCCATTACGAATTTGAATTCATACATCCTTTTGCAGATGGTAATGGACGTATGGGACGTATGTGGCAGACTTTGATTCTATATAAATGGAAAAAAATATTTGGTTGGCTTCCTGTTGAATCCTTGATTAAGGATAGACAGGATCAATACTATAAAGTTTTAGGTCGGTGTGATCAGGAAGCAGATTCTGCTAAGTTTATAGAATTCTTGTTACAAGTCATTTATGATGCGCTACTTGACCTTCAACAAACCGAACAAGTGACGGTACAAGTAACCGAACAAGTATCGAAGTTATTGGGAGTGATGGGAAGAGAACCATTAAGCACAATAGAACTTATGAACTTGGTCGAACTTAAACATAGACCTACATTTAGAGATAATTATTTGCTGCCTGCTATAGAATTAGGGTATGTTGAAATGACGATACCAGATAAACCTAGAAGTAGTAAGCAGAAGTATAGAAAAATCAAAGGGTAA
- a CDS encoding ATP-dependent Clp protease ATP-binding subunit, with the protein MKLCERCKKNVAVVYTTKLEDGKQTTMGLCIPCAKELGIEPIDQVMEQMNMSSEDYKNLNEQMMKLFSNIDQDELQEAMQGMMIMDPEEMDDNPIFQQLQSMMSNKNFDALESPEDEDDEDMDEDEAEDMPDEEHDHSHETASSKSGKKTKIKHQRKKKRKALEAYGTNLTDLAKNHSLDRVIGRHREVDRLMQILNRRSKNNPVLIGEPGVGKTAIAEGLAVRIAEKKVPAKLLNSEIYLLDLTALVAGTQFRGQFENRMKAILKEAATEGNIILVIDELHNIAGAGEAESGAMNAANILKPALARGEIQIIGATTLDEYRKYIEKDAALERRFQPILVEEPSIEETVEILKGIRSYYEDYHKVIIPDDLIETAVEMSERYITDRFLPDKAIDVIDEAGSRANLKNLGLVEIAALQEDLIKAQDEKESAAEVGQYEAAAEFKSEELRLVKKIEELENQFGQIALTREDIAYVIEAWTKIPVHKISEFEADRLLQLEERLHKRVIAQNKAVQALSKTIRRKRSGFHRERKPASFIFVGPTGVGKTELAKSVAIELFGSEEAMIRLDMSEYMEKHTVSKLIGAPPGYVGYDQGGFLTEKIRRKPYSLVLLDEIEKAHPDVFHMLLQILEDGRLTDSQGRTVHFENTVMIMTSNAGTQTKGSTLGFGNQGDQLESEASKEALRKFFRPEFLNRIDEIIAFHRLKPEHLTEIIELQINEIALELNAKKMKLEITEEAKKHLVELGYSVQYGARPLRRTLQRLVEDELAERFLRGELKEGDTAVFDLEDNKIKLTIEHAE; encoded by the coding sequence ATGAAGCTTTGTGAACGATGCAAAAAAAACGTCGCAGTCGTTTACACGACCAAACTGGAAGATGGAAAACAAACCACAATGGGTCTTTGTATTCCATGCGCAAAAGAATTAGGTATTGAACCCATCGATCAAGTGATGGAGCAAATGAATATGTCCAGCGAGGATTATAAAAACCTCAATGAACAGATGATGAAATTATTTTCAAACATTGATCAGGATGAATTGCAAGAAGCCATGCAAGGCATGATGATCATGGATCCTGAAGAGATGGATGACAACCCCATCTTTCAACAATTACAATCGATGATGAGCAACAAAAATTTTGATGCCTTGGAAAGTCCTGAAGACGAGGACGACGAGGACATGGATGAGGACGAAGCTGAAGACATGCCGGATGAAGAACACGATCATTCCCATGAAACTGCCTCTTCAAAGAGCGGCAAAAAGACAAAAATCAAGCATCAAAGGAAGAAGAAACGAAAAGCCCTTGAAGCGTATGGAACCAATCTAACGGATCTAGCCAAGAATCATTCCCTAGACCGTGTCATTGGCCGCCATCGTGAAGTGGATCGTTTGATGCAGATCCTAAATAGAAGAAGCAAGAACAACCCGGTACTCATCGGTGAGCCCGGTGTCGGCAAAACCGCCATTGCAGAAGGCTTGGCCGTGCGGATTGCTGAGAAAAAAGTTCCCGCGAAACTACTAAACAGCGAAATTTATCTCTTAGATCTAACAGCCCTTGTTGCAGGAACACAGTTCCGGGGACAATTTGAGAACCGCATGAAAGCCATTCTAAAAGAAGCGGCAACAGAAGGCAACATTATCCTCGTCATTGATGAGCTTCATAATATCGCTGGTGCTGGTGAAGCAGAAAGCGGCGCTATGAATGCAGCAAACATCTTAAAGCCTGCTTTGGCACGAGGCGAGATACAGATTATTGGTGCAACGACCCTAGATGAATACCGCAAGTATATCGAAAAGGACGCAGCGCTAGAACGTCGATTCCAACCGATTCTCGTTGAAGAACCAAGCATTGAAGAAACCGTCGAAATCCTTAAGGGAATCCGTTCCTACTACGAAGACTACCATAAGGTAATTATTCCAGATGACTTGATTGAAACGGCAGTGGAAATGTCGGAACGGTATATTACTGACCGTTTCTTACCTGACAAAGCCATTGACGTAATTGACGAGGCCGGTTCTCGAGCCAACTTAAAGAACTTAGGGCTAGTTGAGATTGCAGCCCTTCAAGAAGATCTGATCAAGGCTCAGGACGAGAAAGAATCAGCTGCTGAAGTTGGACAATATGAAGCAGCTGCTGAATTTAAATCAGAGGAATTGCGTCTGGTTAAAAAAATCGAGGAATTGGAAAACCAGTTCGGTCAAATTGCACTGACTCGAGAAGACATTGCCTATGTAATTGAAGCTTGGACCAAAATTCCAGTCCACAAGATTTCGGAATTCGAAGCCGATCGTCTGTTGCAACTGGAAGAGCGTTTACACAAACGTGTCATCGCTCAGAATAAAGCAGTACAAGCCCTTTCAAAAACCATTCGCAGAAAGCGTTCCGGCTTCCATCGAGAACGAAAACCCGCATCCTTTATCTTTGTGGGACCAACAGGTGTTGGTAAAACAGAATTAGCGAAAAGCGTCGCCATTGAGCTCTTCGGTTCAGAAGAAGCCATGATCCGATTGGATATGTCTGAGTATATGGAAAAGCACACCGTATCAAAATTGATTGGTGCGCCTCCCGGATATGTGGGCTATGATCAAGGCGGATTCTTGACTGAGAAGATTAGAAGAAAACCTTATTCTCTTGTCCTCCTCGATGAGATCGAGAAAGCACACCCGGATGTCTTCCACATGCTGCTTCAAATTCTTGAAGATGGCAGATTGACAGACAGCCAAGGACGTACCGTTCACTTTGAAAATACGGTCATGATTATGACCTCAAACGCCGGCACACAAACCAAAGGTTCAACCCTCGGTTTCGGCAATCAAGGTGATCAACTGGAATCAGAAGCATCCAAAGAAGCCCTTAGAAAGTTCTTTAGACCCGAGTTTTTGAATCGAATCGACGAGATCATCGCTTTCCATCGATTGAAGCCCGAACATCTCACCGAGATTATCGAACTTCAAATCAATGAGATTGCTTTGGAACTCAACGCAAAAAAAATGAAGCTGGAAATTACAGAAGAAGCCAAGAAGCACTTGGTGGAACTTGGTTACAGCGTACAGTACGGCGCACGCCCACTAAGAAGAACCCTACAAAGACTCGTTGAAGATGAGTTGGCAGAGCGATTTTTAAGAGGTGAACTCAAAGAAGGCGACACCGCAGTCTTTGACTTAGAAGACAACAAGATCAAATTGACAATTGAACACGCAGAGTAA
- a CDS encoding PfkB family carbohydrate kinase: MGNRIVVIGGANLDLVGRSRLAYRSEDSNPGSVKMSPGGVGRNIAENLSRLGAEVVFLSAIGQDPQGQLVAQATEAVGVNLQHVLRTDCGTSTYLCILDEKGEMVGAINEMEPIEAVTAGVIRGWKSVIASADLCVIDLNLSESAIEAFFSIKGEVPVFVDPVSCAKAEKIRPYLSQVAGIKPNRLEAGVLTGLFSQDPTVLGKALLDLGVGEVVLSDGANGVYCFGDRQPLHCPIKPVEVVNVTGAGDAFMAAWVWSLFSWKEWMKRCRFAMAASTLTIGSEETIYPALSFEAVVKRERELWGNE; this comes from the coding sequence ATGGGAAATCGAATTGTGGTCATTGGTGGCGCTAATTTAGACCTAGTTGGCCGTTCACGTCTAGCATATCGCTCCGAGGATTCAAATCCAGGCAGTGTAAAAATGAGCCCGGGAGGAGTAGGAAGAAATATTGCCGAAAATCTTTCGCGTTTGGGCGCGGAGGTTGTTTTTTTATCAGCAATTGGGCAGGACCCCCAGGGTCAATTGGTGGCCCAGGCCACGGAAGCGGTTGGAGTTAACCTTCAGCATGTGCTGCGTACCGACTGTGGAACGTCTACCTATCTTTGCATTTTGGATGAAAAGGGCGAGATGGTGGGTGCCATTAATGAGATGGAACCCATAGAAGCGGTGACGGCAGGGGTGATCCGTGGATGGAAATCAGTGATTGCTTCAGCGGATCTCTGTGTGATCGATTTGAATCTTTCGGAGTCAGCCATTGAAGCATTCTTTTCAATAAAAGGAGAGGTTCCAGTATTTGTGGATCCGGTATCTTGTGCCAAGGCAGAGAAGATACGCCCCTATCTTTCACAGGTAGCGGGAATTAAACCGAATCGTTTGGAAGCCGGAGTATTAACGGGTTTGTTTTCACAAGATCCTACTGTATTGGGGAAGGCTTTGCTTGACTTAGGGGTAGGTGAGGTGGTATTGTCGGATGGTGCCAATGGTGTTTATTGTTTTGGGGACAGGCAGCCATTGCATTGCCCGATTAAGCCAGTTGAGGTGGTTAATGTTACGGGTGCCGGGGATGCCTTTATGGCAGCCTGGGTATGGAGCTTATTTAGTTGGAAAGAGTGGATGAAACGTTGTCGATTTGCTATGGCGGCATCGACCTTGACCATTGGATCAGAAGAAACAATTTATCCGGCTCTGTCTTTCGAGGCAGTCGTGAAAAGAGAGAGGGAGTTGTGGGGAAATGAATAA
- a CDS encoding xanthine phosphoribosyltransferase — translation MNKALEIRVERDGVVADGEILKVDSFINHQVDPSFLNLAGREFFARFKNEGITKILTIEASGIAIAAIAAQYFDVPFVFAKKMESLNLDPDTFETDVFSYTKGKGYKVRVAKKFLTADDKILILDDFLARGEAALGLVRLCRQAGAKVGGIGILIEKSFQEGAGRIEQEDIRLESLVRIAGFEDGKVIFKQD, via the coding sequence ATGAATAAAGCATTGGAAATCCGTGTAGAGCGGGATGGCGTTGTTGCAGACGGAGAAATTCTAAAGGTAGACAGTTTTATTAATCATCAGGTGGATCCATCCTTTTTGAATCTGGCGGGACGAGAATTCTTTGCGCGGTTTAAGAATGAAGGTATTACTAAAATTCTAACCATTGAGGCGAGTGGAATTGCCATTGCGGCCATTGCTGCACAATACTTTGATGTGCCTTTTGTTTTTGCAAAAAAGATGGAGTCCTTGAATTTGGATCCGGACACCTTTGAAACCGATGTTTTTTCCTATACCAAGGGAAAAGGATATAAGGTGCGGGTTGCCAAGAAGTTTTTGACTGCTGATGACAAAATACTGATTTTGGATGATTTTCTCGCTCGTGGGGAAGCTGCATTGGGCTTGGTGCGACTGTGTCGACAGGCTGGTGCCAAGGTTGGTGGAATTGGAATCTTAATTGAAAAGAGTTTTCAAGAAGGTGCTGGACGGATTGAACAAGAAGATATTCGCTTGGAATCTTTAGTCCGGATTGCCGGTTTCGAAGATGGGAAAGTTATATTTAAGCAAGACTAA